One Synechocystis sp. LKSZ1 genomic window, CCGCACTGGGGCTGACCGCGTGCCAACTCCCTTGATGGCCACCTACTATCGACAACGGGCAAATGCTGGCCTGATTATTAGTGAGGCGACGGTTGTTTCAGAAATTGGTATCGGTTGGAGAAATTCCCCTGGCCTCTACAGCGATGCCCAAATGGAGGGTTGGAAACCCATCACCGAGGCTGTTCATGAAGAAGGGTCTGCCATTTTTGCTCAATTGTGGCACTGTGGCCGGGCCTCCCACAGCGATTTCCATCCCCAAGCAGGACTCCCCGTGGCTCCCTCCGCCATTGCCATTAACGGTGAGGGTGTTTATACGCCCCAAGGCAAAAAACCCTACGAGGTGCCCCGAGTATTAACCCAAGCAGAGATTACCGCGACCGTGGCCGACTATCGCCAAGCCGCCCTCCGGGCCAAAGTAGCCGGTTTTGATGGGGTTGAAATCCACGCGGCCAACGGCTACCTGATCGATCAATTTCTACAAGCCAAGACTAACCACCGCCAGGATGAGTACGGCGGCAGTCTCGAAAACCGTTTTCGCTTTCTACGGGAAATTATCGAGGCTATTCTGACGATTTTTCCCTCCCAGCAGATAGGGGTTCGCCTTTCTCCCAACGGTATTTTTAATGATATGGGTTCACCGGACTACCGAGAGGCCTTTACCTACTATGCCCAACAATTGGATAGCTACAAACTGGCTTATTTGCATGTAATGGACGGCTTGGCCTTTGGCTTTCACGAATTGGGCACCCCCATGACCCTGGCGGAATTTCGAGGAGTCTTTTCGGGCCCATTGATGGGGAATTGCGGCTATACCCAGGCCACGGCGGAAGCAGCCATTGCCGAAGGGCTAGCTGATCTGATTGCCTTTGGCCGGCCCTATATTTCCAATCCAGATCTAGTTCAGCGGTTTACCCACGGCTGGCCCTTGGCAGAGAATGCCGACCCGTCAGTTTGGAACGGTAGTGGAGAAGATTTTGCCTTGGGTTACACGGACTTTCCGCCCTACCAGGCCTAGGCCTAGACAGTCATTCCGGCCCTGGTTGATGGGAGAAGAATAATTACTTGAAACGCTTGCCAGAAGCAGGTTTTCAAAATAGAAAAGCTTAGGAGTT contains:
- a CDS encoding alkene reductase, with translation MMHLLTPFNLGSLSLKNRVVLAPLTRARTGADRVPTPLMATYYRQRANAGLIISEATVVSEIGIGWRNSPGLYSDAQMEGWKPITEAVHEEGSAIFAQLWHCGRASHSDFHPQAGLPVAPSAIAINGEGVYTPQGKKPYEVPRVLTQAEITATVADYRQAALRAKVAGFDGVEIHAANGYLIDQFLQAKTNHRQDEYGGSLENRFRFLREIIEAILTIFPSQQIGVRLSPNGIFNDMGSPDYREAFTYYAQQLDSYKLAYLHVMDGLAFGFHELGTPMTLAEFRGVFSGPLMGNCGYTQATAEAAIAEGLADLIAFGRPYISNPDLVQRFTHGWPLAENADPSVWNGSGEDFALGYTDFPPYQA